Part of the Pseudarthrobacter sp. L1SW genome, CACCGGTTCTCGACGCCGGGCAGCAGGGCGTCCTGCTGGGCTTTGTTGAAGCGGTGGATCTCGTCAAGGAACAGGACGGTAGTGGTTTTGTACAGGTCCCTCGCGGTGAGGGCGTCGTCCATTACCCGCCGGACGTCCTTGACGCCGGCAGTGATGGCGGACAGCTCCACGAACTTCCGGCCGGGTCCCCTGGCAATCACGTGCGCCAGGGTGGTCTTGCCGGTTCCGGGAGGGCCCCACAGGATCAGCGAACTGGGCCCCGCCGGTCCGGCGGCATCCGCGCCTGCCGCGAGTTGCCGCAGCGGCGAACCCTGCCCCAGGAGGTGCTGCTGGCCCACCACTTCATCGAGGGTGCGGGGCCGCATCCGCACGGCCAGGGGGCTCCGCGGCTGGGCGCTTCCGCCTTGCTTGGTGCTGGCGGAGGCGACGGGACCGGCCTCGTCGCCGTCGTCGTCGTTGCCGGGACCATGCCCGAAGAGATCTTCCACATAGATAGGCTACTTCCAGTTCACCTCCCGGTTCCGCCGGGAGCCATGCCAGCCAGCGAAGGGTCGCCGCATATGTCCGTGCATGCCACTGGCGCAGCCAGGCCGCCGTCCGTGCGGACCGCTTTTGTATCCGGCGCCCGGCTGGCCGGATGGGCAGGGCGGTTTGGTGCGGCGCACGGCGGGTACTGGCTGGAGGATGGCGACGACGGACTGCGGCTGATTGCCGCAGACGGCGCCGAAGCGTTGCTGCAGCCGCCGTGGCCGGTTGACGGCCGGCCCGGCCGTGGGACGGATGCCCTTGAGCGGCTCGCCTCCCTCGCATCACAGCCGCGCAGGCTTGGCCTCCTGCTGGTCCGCCGTGGAGGATACGGCGTGGCCGTGGTGGGTGAGGGCGCGGTCCTGGCCTCCAAGGTGGGCTCCACCTATGTGCAGTCCCGGTCCGCAGCGGGCGGCCAGTCGCAGCAGCGGTTCGCACGCCGGCGGGGCAACCAGGCGGATGCTCTCGTTGGTGTTGTGGCAGAGCATGCCGGCCGGGTGTTCAGCAGCGCGTCCTTTGAATACGTGGTTCCCGGGGGCGACAGGGTCCTGTCCGGCCTTGTCCTTGAGCATCCGTCCCTGAGGGGCTATGCCGCCTTGCCCCGGCTCGCGTACCTCGATGTCCCGGATCCGAAGGCCGCTGTGCTGAAGAAGGCGGCAGCGGACGCGTGCGCGGTCCGGATCCAGGTAACAGACCCTTCCTGAGTTCAGCAGCCGCTAAGTGCGCGCCGTGGCCGCTGCTGGCGATAGATGTACCGGCCCGACTCCGTAAATCCTGCCTGGCTGTACAACTGCCGGGCAGCATGGTTCGCGGCTGTGACCAGCAGCCAGGAACTGTCCACTCCGCGCGCGCCTCCTTCGGCGAGAAGCGCCTGGAGCACCGTCGCCGCATAGCCGCGTCGGCGTGCCGATGGGGACGTGGCCATGCAGTAGATTCCTCCGGTTCCATGCACCATAGCGAGGCGGCCGACGGCGGCGGGGACGCCGTCGTCGTCCCTCGCAAGGGCATACAGCGAAGGGCACCCGGCCAGGATGCCGCGCGCCGTTTCCCGCTCCGCCTCTCCGCCGCGGCCGTCCACGCTCCACCAGAGATCCAGCCATTCCGCGTCCGGCCCGTCGAGAACCTCCACGCCCGCACCCGCGGCGCCCCTGAAGCCGTTCCCCGAAGGCCGGGACATGATCAGCGTCTCGGACTGCCGGGTGAAGCCCTGCGCGTCCAGGACCTGGTTCAGCCCGGTATTGGCGGGGGAATCCGTCACCTGGAAGATGAGCGGCAAACGCCGCTCCCGGTACCACTGCATCGCCTCGCGCAATGCGTCCACAGGATCCTCCGCGGCGTCCCGGGGCCACACCGAATTTGCCCGCTGGGTAACCCCGGCAGCGGCACGGAGCACCCACTCCCCCGTGTCCCGGCGCTCAAGGGCAGGCCAGGCAGCATCCATGAGCACGTCGTAGGCGGGGGCCTGCCGGCCCGGGAAGATGAGGACCACTAGGGGCTTCCTGTCTGCGGATAAGCCTGGAGGCCCTCCCTGCGGGAGAGCCTCCGGGCCAAACGGGGTAACGCCCTACTTGCCTTCTGCAGGCTTGGCTTCCGGTTTGAAGTCCACGCCGGCTTCCTTGCGCTGCTGGGGCGTGATCGGCGCGGGGGCCGCGGTCAGCGGGTCATAGCCGTTGCCGGTCTTGGGGAAGGCGATGACGTCGCGGATGGACTCAACCCCTGCAAGCAGTGCCACCACGCGGTCCCAGCCAAAGGCGATGCCGCCGTGCGGAGGGGCACCGTATTTGAAGCCCTCCAGCAGGAAACCGAACTTGGTCTGGGCATCTTCCCGGTCGAGGCCCATCAGTTCGAACACCCGCTCCTGGACATCGCGCTCGTGGATACGGATGGAACCGCCGCCGATTTCGTTGCCGTTGCAGACGATGTCATAGGCGTAGGACAGCGCTGATTCCGGGTCCTTGTCAAAGGTCTCCAGGAACTCCGGCTTGGGCGAGGTGAAGGCGTGGTGCACGGCGGTCCACTTGCCGGCCCCCACGGCCACGTCACCAGAAGCGACGGCCGCGGCGGCAGGCTCGAACATGGGCGCGTCAACCACCCAGCAGAAGGCCCAGGCGCTGGGGTCGATCAGGCCGGTGCGGTGGCCGATTTCCACCCGGGCAGCACCGAGCAGTGCCCGTGCCGCAGGCTTCTCCCCGGCTGCGAAGAAGATGCAGTCACCGGGCTTGGCGCCAACGGCATCCGCCAGGCCTGCGCGCTCCGTGTCGGTCAGGTTCTTGGCCACCGGTCCGGCGAGCTCGCCGTCTTCCTTGAACAGGACGTAGGCAAGGCCCTTGTGGCCGCGCTGCTTGGCGAATTCCTGCCAGCCGTCCAAGGTGCGGCGCGGCTGGGAAGCACCGCCCGGCATCACCACGGCGCCGACGTAAGGCGCCTTGAACACGCCAAAGTTGGTGTCCTTGAAGAACCCGGTCAGTTCCGTGAGCTCCACGCCAAAGCGAAGGTCCGGCTTGTCCGAGCCATACCGGGCCATGGCGTCCGCGTAGGTGATCCGCTGGATCGGCGTGGGGATCTCGACGTCGATCAGCTTCCACAGTGCTTTGACGATGTTTTCGCCGAGGGCAATGATGTCGTCCTGGTCCACGAAACTGGCTTCGATGTCCAGCTGGGTGAACTCCGGCTGCCGGTCGGCGCGGAAGTCCTCATCACGGTAGCAGCGGGCAATCTGGTAATACTTCTCAAAGCCGCCCACCTGCAGCAACTGCTTGAACAACTGCGGGGACTGCGGAAGGGCGTACCAGGACCCCGGGGCCAGGCGGGCCGGGACCACGAAGTCGCGGGCGCCTTCAGGCGTTGACCGGGTCAGCGTGGGGGTCTCAACCTCCACGAAGCCGTCCTTGTGCAGCAGTTCGCGCGCCACACGGTTGGCTTCGGAACGCAGCCGGAGGTTGCGGGCGGGGCCAGGCCTGCGCAGGTCCAGGTAGCGGTGCTTCAGGCGTGCTTCCTCGCCCACTTCAACATGCTCGTCGATCTGGAACGGCAGCGGCTCGGAGGTGTTGAGGATGACCACCTTGTCCGCCATGACCTCGATCTCGCCGGTGGCCAGGGCCGGGTTCTCGTTGCCCTCGGGCCGCTTGGAGACGGCGCCGGTGACCTGCAGGACGTACTCGTTGCGCAGGCCGTGGAAGACTTCTTCCTCGCGGACCACAACCTGGGCCACGCCGGAAGCATCGCGCAGGTCCACGAAGGCCACACCACCGTGATCACGACGGCGGCCCACCCAGCCAGCCAGGGTTACGGTTTGTCCAATGTGCTCGGAACGAAGGGATCCGAGGTCATGTGTGCGCAGCACAGCACGCCTTTCTGCGGGGTAACAGCGGGAAGTCGATCGGGAAGTTCAATAGGATCGTTGCGGGAACGATTCCGTTCGAGTTTACCCGCTGCCAAGGGACTGTCACCGCATGAGCGCACACCAGCAACTTCAACGCAGGCTCAGCACGTTGGACGCCACCGCCATAGGGCTCGGCTCCATGCTGGGCGCCGGGGTGTTCGTGGTCTTCGCTCCGGCCGCGGCGCTGGCCGGCCAACTGCTGGCCTTGTCGGTGGTCATCGCCGGGGCCGTGGCCTACTGCAACGCGGTGGCATCCGCGGCCCTGGCCGCGAAGTACCCCACCAGTGGGGGGACGTACGTCTACGGGCGCGAACAGCTCGGTGAGTGGCCGGGGTTCCTGGCCGGCTGGGGTTTTGTTACGGGCAAGACTGCGTCCTGCGCCGCCATGGCGCTGACGTTCGGAAGCTACGCCTGGCCGCAGTACGCCGTGCCGGTGGCCGTGGCTGCGGTTGTTGCCCTGACTGGCGTGAACCTGCTGGGCATCACACGGACGGCGCTGCTCACAAAAATCCTGCTCTGCGTGGTCCTGGCCACCCTCAGCTTCGTGGCTGTTGCCGCTGCGGTGGGGCCACACCCGGCTCCGGGACCGGCCGGACCCGCGGGCATGGCTTCCCCGGGAGGAGTGCTGCCGGCAGCTGGGCTCATGTTCTTCGCCTTTGCCGGCTACGCCCGGATTGCCACCCTCGGCGAGGAGGTCAAGGATCCCGTCCGCGCCATCCCGCGTGCCATCCTTGCCGCCCTCGCGGGTGCCTTTGCCATTTACCTCGTCCTGGCGCTGCTCCTGCTGAACCACCTTCCCGGCGGGCAGCTCGCTTCAACCAGGACGCCGCTGCTCGACGCCGTGCTGCAGTCCGGCCTGGCAGCGGGGGCCCCGGCCGTCCAGGCCGGAGCCGCGGCCGCGTGCCTGGGCGCGCTCCTGGCACTCATCACCGGCGTCGGCCGCACCACCCTGGCCATGGCCAGGGAGCGCGACCTGCCCGGGTTCCTTGCGCGGGTGGGCGGAAGGCACACCGTGCCGTACGCCGCGGAACTCGCAGTTGCCGCCGTCGTGATCCTGCTGCTTGTCACCACGGACGTTATGACGGTGGTGGGCTTCTCCAGCTTCGGCGTACTGATCTACTACGCAGTGGCCAACGCGGCGGCGTACACGTTGCCCGTGCACCCGGGATATGCGCCGAAGTGGCTGAACGCCGCCGGTTTCCTGGCCTGCCTGCTGCTTGCCTTCACCTTGCCGCCGGCCCCGGTTCTCACCATGGCCGGGGTACTGGCAGCCGGCGTGGCGGGGCGGTGGCTGGTGCTCCGGCTGCGGCGCTAAAGAGCTGCGGCAGGCTCCGTCACCGTCGACACCTGGACGGCCAGGTCTTCCGACGGCGGCATCCAGGTTTCCGGGGCGGCCACCACCTGTTCACCGGTGCGGATGTCCTTGACCTGGTGCGTTCCGTCGTCGTCCGTGAACCACACAAAGGGAATGCCGCGCCGGTCGGCGAACTTGATCTGCTTGCCGAACTTCTCCGCTTTGGCTGCCACTTCAGTAGGGATGCCCCGGCTGCGCAGCTGGGCGGCCACGTCCTGGGCGGCATCCCAGCTTTCATCATGCGTGAGGGCCACCAGCACCGCGGTGGGAACCGAACGCGACGCCCTTGCCAGGTCCTGGCTCAGAATGCGGGACACCAGGCGGGTGACTCCGATCGAAAGCCCCACGCCCGGGAACTTCCGGTTCCCCTTCGAGGCCAGGGCGTCATACCGGCCGCCGGAGCAAATCGAGCCGAGCTGTTCATGTCCCACCAGGACGGTTTCCACAACGGTTCCCGTGTAGTAGTCCAGGCCGCGGGCGATGCTCAGATCCGCCACCACCTTGCCGGGGGCACGCTGCACTGCAGCCTCGATCACCTGCTCGAGTTCACTCAGGCCTTCGTCGAGGAGTTCATCGCTGACGCCCAGCGCCTGGACCTGTGCCACAAACGAGGTGTCCTCGGTGCGGATTCCAGCCAACTGCAGGGCCTTCCGGGCCTGCTCGTCGGTGGCACCCAGTTCAGTCTTCAGCAGTTCAGCCACCTTCGCGGCGCCGATCTTTTCGAGTTTGTCGATGCTCCGCAGCACCCCTGCGGTGTCATCCAGGCCGATTCCGCGGTAGAAGCCCTCGGCGAGCTTCCTGTTGTTGATGCGCAGGCGGAAGTCAGGGATGGGGAGGGCGCTGAGGGCCTCAGCGATCACCAGGGCGATCTCGACGTCGTAACGGAACGGCAGGTCGCCGTCGCCCACCACGTCAATGTCCGCCTGGGTGAACTCGCGGGCGCGGCCTTCCTGTGGGCGCTCGCCGCGCCATACCTTCTGGATCTGGTACCGCCGGAAGGGAAAGGCAAGGTAGCCGGCGTTTTCGACGACGTAGCGGGCAAAAGGAACAGTGAGGTCGAAATGCAGGGCAAGGGCATGCGGATCGGCCTTGCCCTCTTTAACGGGGTTGGCGCTTTCATCGTCCTGCAGCCGGCTGAGCCCGTAGACTTCCTTGTCGATTTCACCCTTGCGCAGCAGCTGGCCCACCGTCTCCACAGCGCGGGTCTCAATGGAGGAGAACCCGTGCAGTTCAAAAACGCGGCGGAGCGTATCCAGCACATGGAGCTCCACCAGCCGCTCCTCGGGAAGCCACTCGGGGAATCCGGACAGGGAGGCGGTGCGTGCCATGGTGGAGTTTCTCCTCTTGGTGAACGGCTGCCGGGACCTGCGTGGCAATCGGCCCGAAACGGGCTTGCGACGACAGCAGTCCAGCCAGTCATGCATAAACTATGTGCGGCAGTCAGTTTATGCGTCATCCGCCGCCATCTCTAATGCAGCGGAGCGGCAGGGCTCGGCCGCCAAACAACTGCTGACCGGGCCCCAAGCCGGGCCTGCAGCAGCCCGACAATAAGGAGGACCCTTGGCGGCCAATTCACGCAGTGCCCGCGAAACCAAACGGCGCATTCAGCAGATGGAAGCCAAGCGTGCCCTGCGGCGGGACCAGGAGGGCCGGCGCAAGCGTGACAACCTGGTCGCCGCCGGTGCCGGAGCGACCGCAGTGGTCCTCGCCGTCGTGCTCCAACTCACTGTCTTTGCCGGCAACCCGACCGAGGAGGAATTCGCCGCGGCGCAAGCGGACCTGGCCAGCCCGCCGGCCACCGCCAGCCCCTCGGCGACGCCGTCTGCGCAGGCAACGAATGGTCCCCACATTCCTGCGGCCGGCACCGCCGCAGGCAAGACGTTCACCGGCGAACTCGTGCTTAACGGCAGCCCGCTGGGTGTGGAACTGGACGGAACCAGCGCGCCGCAGGCCGCCGCCGTCTTCAAGTCCCTCAGCGACGAGGGCTACTACAACGGAAAGAACTGCCACCGGCTGACCACCGGCGAGGCCTTCGGCGTCCTCCAGTGCGGCTCGCCCACCGGCGACGGGCAGGGCGACCCGAATTACACGTGGGGGCCGCTCGAGAACACGCCGGCGGACAACACCTATCCGGCAGGAACCATCGCCGTCGCCCGGACGGGCAACAACGCCTATGGAAACGGCACCCAGTTCTTCATCGTCTACAAGGACACCGTGATTCCGGCCGACAGCGCAGGGGGCTACACGGTCGTGGGGAAGGTGACATCCGGGCTGGATGTAGTGTCCAGCGTGGCTGCTGCCGGGATCACCCCAGGCAGCAGCGTCACAGACGGCGCGCCCGTTGAACCAGTCACGATAGACTCGTTTTCTCTGAAGTAGGAAGCCCGGCCGGAGCGGCCGCGGTGCAGTACGTGAGTATTTCCCTCCAAGCGAAAGACTTTTAGCGGTGACAGACAGTCAGAAATCCGACGAAACAGCAACAGACCTGACCGAAGCGGCGGCCCCCGGGGCTTCCGGTGAGGCCCCTGAAGCGGCCGGCACCCCCGCTGCGGATGCAAGCGATACCGGGGCTGCTGCAGAAGAACCAGCCGCCGGCCAGGCTCCGGCGGGCGAAACGCCGGCCGAAGCTGCTCCCGCCCCTGCACCTGCGCCTGCCCCCTCGCCCCGGTCAGCAGCGCCGTCTCCGGCCGCTTTCGCTTCCCGTCCCAAGCCTGCCGCCGCGGCCCCGGCTGCAGCCGCGGTACCGGCCGCACCGGCCACCTCCCTGGCGGAGGCCTCAAAGTGGGGCCGGGTTGAAGGGGACGGACACGTCTTCCTGACCATTGACGGCAGCGAGCACGCCGTTGGACAGTACCCCGGCGTAAGCGACGACGAAGCCCTCGCCTACTTCGCCCGGAAATACGACGACGTGGCAGCGCAGATCGTGCTGCTTGAACAGCGCGTCACGTCCAAGGCCCCCAGCACCGATATGCAGAAGACCGTGACGCACCTGCGGGAGCAGCTTGCGGAGCGCAACATGGTGGGCGACCTGCGTTCTGCGGAGGCCCGGCTGGACAAGCTCTCCGAGCAGATCGTTGAGCTGGAGAAAGCAGAGAAGGCCGAGCACGACGCCGTCCGCGCGTCTGAGCTCGCGGCCCGCGAGGCGATCGTTGCGGAGGCCGAGCAGATCTCCGGCCAGGATCCGGCACAGACGCAGTGGAAGACCTCCAGCGCCAGGATGAACGAACTTTTTGAGACCTGGAAGGCAGCCCAGAAGAGCGGCATTCGCCTGGGCCGCAGCAACGAGGACGCATTGTGGAAGAGGTTCCGCGCCGCCCGCACGGTTTTCGACCGGCACCGCCGCGCCTACTTCTCCCAGCTGGACAGCAACAATTCCGCTGCCAAGTCGGCCAAGGAAAAGCTGATCGCTGAAGCCGAAGCGCTGTCCAGCTCCACCGACTGGGGTTTCGCCGCCGGCGAGTACCGTCGGCTGATGGATCAGTGGAAGGCATCGCCACGCGCCAGCCGTAAGGACGACGACGCGCTGTGGGCCCGTTTCCGCGCGGCGCAGGATGTATTCTTCACGAACCGCCAGGCCGCCAACGATGAAATCGACCAGGAATACGCCGCCAACCTCACCGTCAAGGAAGCGCTCCTGGCAGAGGCCAACGCCATCCTTCCGGTGAAGGACCTTGCGGCGGCCAAGAAGGCACTCCAGTCCGTCCGCGACCGCTGGGAAGAAGCGGGCAAGGTTCCACGCGCCGATATGGGACGCATTGAAGCCGGGCTGCGCAAGGTTGAGGACGCCGTCCGCCACGCCGAGGAAGAACAGTGGCAGCGCTCCAACCCGGAACGGAAGGCCCGCACCAACAGCGCCCTTTCCCAGCTGGAATCGGCGATCGCCGGCCTGCAGGAGGATCTCGCCAAGGCAGAGAAGACCGGCGACCAGCGCAAGATCAAGGCTGCCCAGGAAGCCCTCGAAGCACGCCAGGCCTGGCTGGACCAGATCCAGCGCTCGGCCAGCGAGCTTTCCTGATCCACCCTCGCTGACGCAGCAGGCCCGGTACCGGTTATCCACATAACCGGAACCGGGCCTGTGCCTGTTAACGGCTGCCGGTGCAGGATGGACGAATGGCGATTCCACCGGCCGCTCCGGGCCCCGATCATGCAACTGCGGCGGACGCTTTGGCGCCCCGTTTTCCGGAACTCTATTCCCCGGACATGCCCTTCGCCTGGCCCGAGCTGCAATCCCTCGCGGCGGATGGACTGCTGGACAGGATCCACCACCGCGGCTACACGCTTCCAGGGCTCCCTGCCTCTCCACAACTGCGGGCGCGGGCGGCGGCAGGGGCGGTGCCCGCTTCGGTCCGCCAAAGGGTGGTCGCGGGCCGGATGACGGCCGCTTGGATCTATGGCTGCGCCGGCGAGCCGGACAGGCTGGCGCTCCTTGTGGATGCCAAGCGGAGGGTTTCCAGCCTGCGGACCACCAGGGGGTGCACCCTGCACGAAGTGAGGCTCGGGCCGTTCGATGTTGTCAGCCTCGGCGGCCTGATGGTCTCAAGCCCTATGCGGACCGCCCTGGACATCGCCCTGCACGTGGACGCCGAGCGCGCCTTGCCCACCCTGGCAAGACTGCTGGCGCGTCCGCAGAACGACGTCCGCCTGCGCCTGCTGGTCCTTGCCATAGAAGCCACGCCGCGGGTGCCCCATAAGAAGGCTGCCCTGGAAAAACTCGCTGCCCTAGCTCCGGCGCTTGTTTCCAGTGGTCCGGTAGACGTCGAACACCCCGTCAATCCTGCGGACGGCGCTCAGGACGTGGCTCAAGTACTTGGGGTCGCCCATCTCAAAGGCAAACCTTGAGATGGCCACCCTGTCCGTGGACGTGTGCACACTGGCTGCCAGGATGTTCACGTGGTTCTCGGACAGGACCCGGGTGACGTCGGACAGGAGGGACTTGCGGTCCAGTGCCTCCACCTGGATCTCCACCAGGAAGACGCTGGACTGTGTCGGCGCCCAGTCCACGTCCACAATCCTGTCCGGCTGGTCCTTCAAGTCCGAGATGTTGGTGCAGTCGGTCCTGTGGACTGAGACGCCCGAGCCCCTTGTTACGAAGCCCAGGATGGGATCCGGCGGGACCGGTGTGCAGCAGCGGGCCAGCTTCACCCAGACATCGCCTACGCCGCGGACCACCACGCCCGAATCGGAGAAACGGGCTTTGGTGACCTGGGTTGGGATGCTGACTTCGGCAATGTCGTCGTCGGCGGTTTCATTGCCGCCGAGACTTTCGACCAGCTTCTCCATGACCGACTGCGCGGACGTATGGCCGTCCCCGACGCCGGCGTACAGGCCGGAGATATCAACGTACTTGAATTCCTCCGCCACCGCGGCGAGGGCCTCGTGGGTCATCAGCCGCTGCAGGGGAAGGTTCTGCTTGCGCATTGCACGGGTCAGCAGTTCCTTACCGCGGTCGATGGCTTCTTCGCGGCGCTCCTTGCTGAACCACTGGCGGATCTTGTTCCGTGCCCTGGCGCTCTTGACGAAATGCTGCCAGTCCTGGCTCGGCCCCGCCCCCTCGGCCTTGGAGGTGAAGATCTCAACCCAGTCGCCGTGGTTCAGTTCGCTGTTGAGCGGTACCAGTTTGCCGTTGACCCGGGCACCGATGGTCCGGTGGCCCACCTCGGTGTGCACGGCGTAGGCGAAGTCCACGGGGGTGGAGCCTGCGGGCAAAGCCATGACCTCGCCCTTGGGGGTGAAGACAAAGACCTCGCGGGCGTTGATCTCGAAGCGTAGCGAATCCAGGAACTCACCGGGATCGGAGGTTTCCTGCTGCCAGTCCACCAGGGAACGCAGCCAGCCCATGTCCCCGTCGCGTGGGCTTCCCGGGCCAACGGCCGTGCGGTTGGGCTGGTCCTTGTACTTCCAGTGCGCGGCGACGCCATACTCGGCCCGGCGGTGCATTTCATGCGTGCGGATCTGGATTTCCACCGGTTTGCCGCCAGGCCCGATCACCGTGGTGTGGAGCGACTGGTACATGTTGAACTTGGGCATCGCGATGTAGTCCTTGAACCTGCCGGGCAGCGGGTTCCAACGGGCGTGCATGGTGCCAAGGGCTGCATAACAGTCCCTGACGGAGTCCACCAGCACCCGCACACCCATGAGGTCGTTGATGTCGTCGAAGTCCTTATCGCGGACGATCATCTTCTGGTAGATGGAGTAATAGTGCTTGGGGCGGCCCGTGATGGTGGCCTTGATCTTGGCCGTGCGCAGGTCTTCGGTGATTTGGTCCCGGATGACGCTCAGGCTCTTCTCCCGCTCGGGGGTCCGGTCCCCCACCATGCGGACAATTTCTTCGTACACCTTGGGGTACAGCGCGGCGAAGGAAAGATCCTCCAGTTCCCACTTGATGGTGTTCATGCCCAGCCGGTGCGCAAGCGGGGCAAAAATTTCCAGGGTCTCGCGGGCCTTGCGGGCTGAGGACTCGGCGGACACGAAGCGCCAGGTCCGGGCGTTGTGCAGCCGGTCAGCCAATTTGATCATCAGCACGCGGATGTCCTTGGCCATCGCAACAACCATCTTGCGGACGGTCTCGGACTGTGCTGCCTCGCCGAAGCTGACTTTGTCCAGCTTCGTCACGCCGTCAACCAGCATGGCCACCTCCGGACCGAAGTCCCGCTTGAGGTCGGCCAGCGTGTAGGGGGTGTCCTCCACCGTGTCATGCAGCAGGGCGGCGGCAAGGGTTGTGCCGCTCAGGCCCAGTTCGGCAAGGATGGTGGCCACGGCCACAGGATGGGTGATGTACGGATCGCCACTTTTGCGCTTCTGCCCGCGGTGGCTCTGCTCAGCGACGTCGAACGCCCGCTGGATGAGTTCGAAGTCCTCTTTCGGGTTGTTGGCCCGGACGGTCCTGAGCAGCGGCTCAAGAATGGGAGAGTACGTGGCCGTGCTGCGACCGGTCAGCCGGGCGAGCCTGGAGCGGGTGCGCTCCCTGCGGCCTGGGAATGTGGGACGGGACCCGGAGTTGTCGACCGGAACGAGCGGCCCGGGGCGCGCGGAGGCGGCCACCCCGGTCTGCGTACCGTGGGCGGGACTATTGTCTCCTTGTGCCGTTGGCGCCGACGCCGAACGTTCTTCCAATGACGTACCCCTCACCACCGTTTTAATTACTTCAGTCTATTCCCCGCGGCGGTGAGTTTTATAACCGGACCCTTAAACGCGGACGGGCCGGACACTGCCGGGATTCTGGCGGTGTCCGGCCCGTGCTGAATGCTCAAGCCTGGGCAGGCTCCGCCGCGGCGTGCCGCTCGGCGGTGGCGCGCCTCTGCTCAACGCGCTTTGCCTGCCTGACGAGGTCCGGCTCGTTCTGGCGCAGCCACGCGTACATGGGGGCCGCCACGAAAATGGTGGCCGCCGTGCCGATGAGGATTCCGACGAACAGCGCCAAGGAAAGGTCGCGCAAGGTACCGGCGCCCAGCAGTCCGGCACCAATGAAGAGGATGGCCCCCACCGGCAGGATCGCCACCATCATGGTGTTGATGGAGCGGACCAGGGTCTGGTTGACGGCGAGGTTGACCTCTTCGGCGAACGTCCGGCGGGTGGAGGCATCCAGGTCCGCGGTGTTCTCGCGGATCTTGTCGAACACCACCACAGTGTCGTAGAGGGAGTAGCTGAGGACGGTCAGGAAGCCGATGATGGCCGAGGGTGTGACCTC contains:
- a CDS encoding type IV toxin-antitoxin system AbiEi family antitoxin, encoding MAIPPAAPGPDHATAADALAPRFPELYSPDMPFAWPELQSLAADGLLDRIHHRGYTLPGLPASPQLRARAAAGAVPASVRQRVVAGRMTAAWIYGCAGEPDRLALLVDAKRRVSSLRTTRGCTLHEVRLGPFDVVSLGGLMVSSPMRTALDIALHVDAERALPTLARLLARPQNDVRLRLLVLAIEATPRVPHKKAALEKLAALAPALVSSGPVDVEHPVNPADGAQDVAQVLGVAHLKGKP
- a CDS encoding bifunctional (p)ppGpp synthetase/guanosine-3',5'-bis(diphosphate) 3'-pyrophosphohydrolase, yielding MEERSASAPTAQGDNSPAHGTQTGVAASARPGPLVPVDNSGSRPTFPGRRERTRSRLARLTGRSTATYSPILEPLLRTVRANNPKEDFELIQRAFDVAEQSHRGQKRKSGDPYITHPVAVATILAELGLSGTTLAAALLHDTVEDTPYTLADLKRDFGPEVAMLVDGVTKLDKVSFGEAAQSETVRKMVVAMAKDIRVLMIKLADRLHNARTWRFVSAESSARKARETLEIFAPLAHRLGMNTIKWELEDLSFAALYPKVYEEIVRMVGDRTPEREKSLSVIRDQITEDLRTAKIKATITGRPKHYYSIYQKMIVRDKDFDDINDLMGVRVLVDSVRDCYAALGTMHARWNPLPGRFKDYIAMPKFNMYQSLHTTVIGPGGKPVEIQIRTHEMHRRAEYGVAAHWKYKDQPNRTAVGPGSPRDGDMGWLRSLVDWQQETSDPGEFLDSLRFEINAREVFVFTPKGEVMALPAGSTPVDFAYAVHTEVGHRTIGARVNGKLVPLNSELNHGDWVEIFTSKAEGAGPSQDWQHFVKSARARNKIRQWFSKERREEAIDRGKELLTRAMRKQNLPLQRLMTHEALAAVAEEFKYVDISGLYAGVGDGHTSAQSVMEKLVESLGGNETADDDIAEVSIPTQVTKARFSDSGVVVRGVGDVWVKLARCCTPVPPDPILGFVTRGSGVSVHRTDCTNISDLKDQPDRIVDVDWAPTQSSVFLVEIQVEALDRKSLLSDVTRVLSENHVNILAASVHTSTDRVAISRFAFEMGDPKYLSHVLSAVRRIDGVFDVYRTTGNKRRS